From Streptomyces cyaneogriseus subsp. noncyanogenus, the proteins below share one genomic window:
- a CDS encoding GAF and ANTAR domain-containing protein — protein MRPETPETLDQAMVRSQGLDTLLRDLTDRAVQEVPGAAACSLTVRRADRLMTLAGSSGLPSGLDLRQYENGSGPCVDAAETGTAQYAADLAVESRWPPYTAYALAAGVRCVLALPLPVEGERGAAINFYGVEPGALGEGVPAARAFAERATDAVDTALRIERQRQSAADVRTALLSRSVIDQAIGILMARERVDARIALERLRRASQDANVKLRDLCSDLVARTARGGSGGRQ, from the coding sequence ATGAGACCCGAGACCCCGGAAACGCTCGACCAGGCGATGGTGCGCAGCCAGGGCCTCGACACCTTGCTGCGCGATCTGACCGACCGTGCGGTGCAGGAGGTCCCCGGGGCCGCCGCGTGCAGCCTGACCGTGCGCCGCGCCGACCGGCTGATGACCCTGGCGGGCAGCTCCGGGCTGCCCAGCGGACTCGACCTGCGCCAGTACGAGAACGGTTCGGGCCCCTGCGTGGACGCCGCCGAGACGGGGACGGCCCAGTACGCCGCCGATCTGGCGGTGGAGTCCCGCTGGCCGCCCTACACCGCGTACGCGCTCGCCGCCGGCGTCCGCTGTGTGCTGGCGCTGCCGCTGCCCGTGGAGGGCGAGCGGGGCGCCGCGATCAACTTCTACGGCGTCGAGCCCGGCGCGCTGGGCGAGGGGGTCCCGGCGGCCCGGGCCTTCGCGGAGCGGGCCACGGACGCCGTCGACACCGCGCTGCGCATCGAACGGCAGCGGCAGTCGGCCGCCGACGTGCGCACCGCCCTGCTCTCCCGCAGCGTCATCGACCAGGCCATAGGCATCCTGATGGCCCGTGAGCGGGTCGACGCGCGGATCGCGCTGGAGCGCCTGCGCCGTGCCTCGCAGGACGCCAACGTCAAACTCCGCGACCTGTGCAGCGACCTGGTGGCCAGGACGGCCCGCGGCGGCTCAGGCGGCCGGCAGTGA
- a CDS encoding PPOX class F420-dependent oxidoreductase, protein MAPNIATNTRVSLDELLDFVRPRHRAILLTRRADGSPQGSPLTCGVDDSGRIVVSTYPERAKTRNARRDQRVSLIVLSDDWNGPWVQIDGAAEVIDAPDSVEPLVEYYRNIAGEHPDWDEYRQAMVRQGKSIIRITPERWGPVATGGFPARLADGA, encoded by the coding sequence ATGGCACCGAACATCGCGACCAACACCCGAGTCTCCCTGGACGAGCTGCTGGACTTCGTCCGGCCCCGGCACCGCGCGATCCTGCTGACCCGGCGGGCCGACGGCAGCCCGCAGGGGTCGCCGCTGACCTGCGGTGTCGACGACTCCGGCCGGATCGTCGTCTCCACGTACCCGGAGCGGGCCAAGACCCGCAACGCCAGGCGCGACCAGCGGGTCAGCCTGATCGTCCTCAGCGACGACTGGAACGGCCCGTGGGTGCAGATCGACGGCGCGGCGGAGGTGATCGACGCCCCCGACTCGGTGGAACCCCTCGTGGAGTACTACCGGAACATCGCCGGCGAGCACCCGGACTGGGACGAGTACCGGCAGGCCATGGTCAGGCAGGGCAAGTCGATCATCCGGATCACGCCGGAGCGCTGGGGGCCGGTGGCCACGGGCGGCTTCCCGGCGCGGCTGGCGGACGGAGCGTAG
- a CDS encoding ANTAR domain-containing protein, with translation MPKRFVVTASEFGDLPRFPGGSGGFELAEALTAAARRLHETDTPHTTLSTAVRLAVRFMPGAEHAGISVIERGSRPYTSQRRPLAWTDEVVRSVESRHGGREPHPHWDHLWTQPVARIEDSEADGRGGALSAAGLRSALALRLRADRRRLTVLTAYASKPRAFGEDATRIGRLFTAHVGIALDSATVREQLTEAMRTRDLIGQATGILMERQNIDAASAFESLVKASQRENVKLRDLARRIVDTHGTGAGRGVNER, from the coding sequence ATGCCGAAGAGGTTCGTGGTGACTGCGTCCGAATTTGGTGATTTGCCCCGTTTCCCCGGGGGCTCAGGCGGCTTCGAGCTGGCCGAGGCCCTGACGGCGGCGGCCCGGCGACTGCACGAGACGGACACCCCGCACACCACCCTGAGCACCGCCGTCCGCCTGGCCGTGCGGTTCATGCCCGGCGCCGAACACGCCGGCATCTCGGTGATCGAGCGCGGCAGCCGTCCGTACACCAGCCAGCGCCGCCCCCTGGCCTGGACCGACGAGGTCGTACGGTCCGTGGAGTCCCGGCACGGCGGCCGCGAGCCGCATCCGCACTGGGACCACCTGTGGACCCAGCCGGTGGCGCGGATAGAGGACAGCGAGGCCGACGGCCGCGGCGGCGCCCTGTCCGCCGCGGGCCTGCGCTCGGCGCTGGCGCTGCGGCTGCGCGCCGACCGGCGCCGCCTGACGGTGCTGACCGCCTACGCCAGCAAGCCGCGGGCCTTCGGCGAGGACGCCACCCGCATCGGGCGGCTGTTCACCGCGCACGTCGGCATCGCCCTGGACTCGGCGACCGTGCGCGAGCAGCTCACCGAGGCCATGCGCACCCGCGACCTGATCGGCCAGGCCACCGGCATCCTCATGGAGCGGCAGAACATCGACGCGGCGAGCGCCTTCGAGAGCCTCGTGAAGGCGTCCCAGCGGGAGAACGTGAAGCTGCGCGACCTCGCCCGCCGCATCGTGGACACGCACGGCACCGGCGCGGGGCGAGGCGTCAACGAGCGTTGA
- a CDS encoding TetR/AcrR family transcriptional regulator, translating into MAEAAHGVRETSVWLKDKARRGGRGGGQPGLDRDRVTEAAVRLLDAEGLARFSMRRLAAELNVTPMSVYWYVDTKDDLLELALDAVMGEFRLPDADAGEDWRDQLRALAREYRGLLVRHPWVSPLAGTFLNIGPNYLAFSRTVQGVVRRTGVPERRVTSVISAVFQFVYGYGTLEGHFLAGAAASGLGPDDYFRHAMTAVSDVPRAAEVIEESKKIMAARGGETVAEMMERDFEYALDLLTAGIEVMVARG; encoded by the coding sequence ATGGCCGAGGCAGCCCACGGGGTGAGGGAGACCAGTGTCTGGCTGAAGGACAAGGCGCGGCGGGGCGGGCGCGGCGGCGGCCAGCCGGGGCTGGACCGCGACCGCGTCACCGAGGCCGCGGTCCGGCTGCTGGACGCCGAGGGCCTGGCCCGGTTCTCGATGCGCCGCCTGGCCGCCGAGCTCAACGTCACCCCGATGTCCGTCTACTGGTACGTCGACACCAAGGACGACCTGCTCGAACTGGCCCTGGACGCGGTGATGGGCGAGTTCCGGCTGCCCGACGCGGACGCGGGCGAGGACTGGCGCGACCAGTTGCGCGCCCTGGCGCGGGAGTACCGCGGGCTGCTGGTCCGCCACCCGTGGGTGTCACCGCTGGCCGGGACGTTCCTCAACATCGGCCCCAACTACCTCGCCTTCTCCCGCACCGTGCAGGGCGTGGTCCGCCGCACCGGCGTCCCCGAGCGCCGGGTGACCAGCGTGATCTCGGCCGTCTTCCAGTTCGTGTACGGCTACGGCACGCTGGAGGGGCACTTCCTCGCCGGTGCCGCGGCCAGCGGGCTGGGCCCGGACGACTACTTCCGGCACGCCATGACCGCGGTGAGCGACGTCCCGCGGGCCGCCGAGGTCATCGAGGAGTCCAAGAAGATCATGGCGGCGCGGGGCGGCGAGACGGTGGCGGAGATGATGGAGCGCGACTTCGAGTACGCGCTCGACCTGCTGACCGCGGGGATCGAGGTGATGGTGGCCCGCGGCTGA
- a CDS encoding STAS domain-containing protein, whose translation MTFLPHPSEPSPPPGCALLALPPEIDYCNADAVLGLVLSAVGGHGRGLRLLVLDLSGTRFMDSQGVRLVNDVRQRLHPRARVRVVARPGGVASRVLELTGLRRDVPVYDNVAEAMAP comes from the coding sequence GTGACCTTCCTCCCGCATCCGTCTGAGCCCAGCCCGCCGCCCGGCTGCGCCCTGCTCGCCCTGCCCCCAGAGATCGACTACTGCAACGCCGACGCGGTACTGGGCCTCGTGCTGTCCGCGGTCGGCGGCCATGGACGGGGGCTTCGGCTGCTCGTACTGGACCTCAGCGGCACCCGGTTCATGGACTCCCAGGGCGTCCGCCTCGTCAACGACGTACGGCAGCGGCTGCACCCCCGGGCCCGGGTCCGGGTCGTGGCCCGGCCGGGCGGCGTGGCCAGCCGCGTCCTGGAACTGACCGGACTGCGCCGGGACGTGCCCGTGTACGACAATGTGGCGGAGGCGATGGCCCCCTAG
- a CDS encoding MFS transporter → MTTPPQEHAREEPGRAPRTQPQGHPQRWLILGVICLAQLTVVIDNTVLNVAIPSLTREMDAATSDIQWMINAYSLVQSGLLLTAGNAADRYGRKKMLFAGLALFGLGSLVAGLASSTGQLIAARAGMGIGGALLLTTTLAVAMQIFTPEEQPRAIGVWAAVNSLGFAAGPLLGGFMLNHFWWGAIFLINLPVAALGLVAVVTLVPESKNPQGDRPDLLGALLSTIGMASLVFAIISGPGHGWASQRVLASAAVAVAALGAFAYWESRIPYPMLDLHFFRNRRFTGAVAGAVLITFGMTGAMYLLTQHLQFVLGYDALEAGLRTSPLALTFVALNFTGLTAKWTARMGLPVAIALGMTLTAAGLAAIALLASGGYAGTLLGLLLIGVGCAIASPAMAHAIMSSIPREKAGVGAGINGTLAEFGNGLGVAVLGAVLNARFAALVTVTASSLPAALASAGSAAERERITDAFSAGLESSQLVGAVAVLLGGLVAAVLLRRAERAEAS, encoded by the coding sequence ATGACGACGCCTCCCCAGGAACACGCCCGGGAAGAGCCCGGTCGGGCGCCGCGGACCCAGCCGCAGGGCCACCCTCAGCGCTGGCTGATCCTCGGTGTCATCTGCCTCGCGCAGCTCACCGTGGTGATCGACAACACCGTCCTCAACGTCGCCATCCCCTCGCTCACCCGCGAGATGGACGCGGCGACCTCCGACATCCAGTGGATGATCAACGCCTACTCGCTGGTCCAGTCCGGCCTGCTGCTCACCGCGGGCAACGCCGCCGACCGCTACGGCCGCAAGAAGATGCTGTTCGCAGGCCTGGCCCTGTTCGGCCTCGGTTCGCTGGTGGCCGGGCTCGCCTCGTCCACGGGCCAGCTCATCGCGGCCCGGGCCGGCATGGGCATCGGCGGCGCGCTGCTGCTGACCACCACCCTCGCCGTGGCGATGCAGATCTTCACGCCCGAGGAGCAGCCCAGGGCGATCGGCGTCTGGGCCGCCGTCAACTCCCTGGGCTTCGCCGCGGGCCCGCTGCTCGGCGGCTTCATGCTGAACCACTTCTGGTGGGGCGCGATCTTCCTGATCAACCTGCCGGTCGCGGCGCTGGGCCTGGTCGCCGTGGTGACCCTGGTCCCGGAGTCCAAGAACCCCCAGGGCGACCGCCCCGACCTGCTCGGCGCCCTGCTCTCCACGATCGGCATGGCCTCCCTGGTCTTCGCGATCATCTCCGGCCCCGGCCACGGCTGGGCGTCGCAGCGGGTGCTGGCCTCGGCGGCCGTGGCGGTCGCGGCCCTCGGTGCCTTCGCGTACTGGGAGAGCCGCATCCCGTATCCGATGCTCGACCTGCACTTCTTCCGCAACCGCCGGTTCACGGGGGCGGTGGCCGGCGCGGTGCTCATCACGTTCGGCATGACCGGTGCCATGTATCTGCTGACCCAGCACCTCCAGTTCGTCCTCGGGTACGACGCGCTGGAGGCCGGTCTGCGGACCTCGCCGCTGGCGCTCACCTTCGTCGCGCTGAACTTCACCGGGCTCACGGCGAAGTGGACGGCGAGGATGGGCCTGCCCGTCGCCATCGCGCTGGGCATGACGCTGACGGCGGCCGGCCTGGCGGCGATCGCGCTGCTGGCCTCCGGCGGTTACGCCGGGACGCTGCTGGGGCTGCTGCTGATCGGTGTGGGGTGCGCGATCGCGAGCCCCGCCATGGCCCACGCGATCATGAGCTCCATCCCGCGGGAGAAGGCGGGCGTCGGCGCCGGGATCAACGGCACGCTCGCCGAGTTCGGCAACGGGCTGGGGGTCGCGGTGCTGGGCGCGGTCCTCAACGCGCGGTTCGCGGCGCTGGTGACGGTGACGGCGAGCTCGCTGCCCGCGGCGCTGGCGTCGGCCGGATCGGCCGCGGAGCGGGAGCGGATCACCGACGCCTTCTCCGCCGGGCTGGAGAGCAGCCAGTTGGTGGGCGCGGTGGCCGTGCTGCTCGGCGGCCTGGTCGCGGCGGTGCTGCTGCGCCGGGCCGAGCGGGCGGAGGCCTCCTAG